A window from Pagrus major chromosome 4, Pma_NU_1.0 encodes these proteins:
- the LOC140994184 gene encoding amyloid protein A-like, whose amino-acid sequence MKLLLAAIVLFLIVETNAQWYKFPGEVIQGSRDMWRAFTDMKKANWKNSDKYFHARGNYDAAQRGPGGRWAAEVISNGRAAYNWIKGRDREDIGKDLEANQWGRNGGNPNRYRPRRLPSKY is encoded by the exons ATGAAGTTGCTTCTTGCAGCAATTGTTCTGTTTCTAATTGTGGAAACCAATGCACAGTGGTACAAGTTTCCTGGTGAAGTTATTCAAG GAAGTCGTGATATGTGGCGAGCATTCACGGACATGAAGAAGGCCAACTGGAAAAACTCAGACAAGTACTTCCATGCCAGAGGAAACTATGATGCTGCCCAGAGAGGACCAGGGGGCAGGTGGGCTGCTGAGGTTATCAG TAATGGCAGAGCGGCATACAATTGGATAAAGGGTCGTGATCGTGAGGACATCGGAAAAGATCTGGAGGCAAACCAGTGGGGGCGTAATGGAGGAAATCCCAACCGCTACAGGCCACGAAGACTTCCTTCAAAATACTAG
- the LOC140994276 gene encoding uncharacterized protein, with the protein MKLLLAGIVLFLIVEANAQWYKFPGQAVQGSRDMWRAYRDMKKENVIGADKFFHARGNYDAAQRGAGGRFAARVISDGRAAYHWIKDRDLEEIARDQEANRWGRNGGDPRRSWRYWVNGLPHPISEEDDYQKNIFNMKLLLAGIVLFLIVETNAQWYNFPGEAVRGSRDMWRAYRDMKDANWKNSDKYFHARGNYDAAQRGAGGRWAAKVISDVRERGAGDSAADQEANEWGRNGGDPNHYRPPGLPSKY; encoded by the exons atgaAGTTGCTTCTAGCAGGAATTGTTCTGTTTCTAATTGTGGAAGCCAATGCACAGTGGTACAAGTTTCCTGGTCAAGCTGTTCAAG GAAGTCGTGATATGTGGCGAGCATACAGGGATATGAAGAAGGAGAATGTTATAGGCGCAGACAAGTTCTTCCATGCCAGAGGAAACTATGAtgctgcccagagaggagcagggggCAGATTCGCAGCTAGAGTTATCAG TGATGGCAGAGCGGCATACCATTGGATAAAGGATCGTGATCTTGAGGAAATCGCAAGAGATCAGGAGGCCAACCGGTGGGGGCGGAACGGAGGAGATCCCAGACGCTCCTGGCGCTACTGGGTAAACGGACTTCCACATCCAATCTCAGAAGAGGATGACTa TCAAAAGA acatcttcaacatgaAGTTGCTTCTTGCAGGAATTGTTCTGTTTCTAATTGTGGAAACCAATGCACAGTGGTACAATTTTCCCGGTGAAGCTGTTCGAG GAAGTCGTGATATGTGGCGAGCATACAGGGACATGAAGGATGCCAACTGGAAAAACTCAGACAAGTACTTCCATGCCAGAGGAAACTATGAtgctgcccagagaggagcagggggCAGGTGGGCTGCTAAGGTTATCAG TGATGTCAGAGAGAGGGGTGCAGGGGACTCTGCTGCTGATCAGGAAGCTAACGAGTGGGGGCGCAATGGAGGTGATCCCAACCACTACAGACCACCGGGACTGCCTTCAAAATACTAG
- the LOC140994182 gene encoding serum amyloid A-5 protein-like, with amino-acid sequence MKLLLAAIVLFLIVETNAQWYKFPGQAVRGSRDMWGAYRDMREANWKNSDKYFHARGNYDAAQRGPGGRWAAKVISNGRAAYHLIKDRDRTDIAKDQEANRWGRNGGNPNRYRPRGLPSRY; translated from the exons ATGAAGTTGCTTCTTGCAGCAATTGTTCTGTTTCTAATTGTGGAAACCAATGCACAGTGGTACAAGTTTCCTGGTCAAGCTGTTCGAG GAAGTCGTGATATGTGGGGAGCATACAGGGATATGAGGGAGGCCAACTGGAAAAACTCAGACAAGTACTTCCATGCCAGAGGAAACTATGATGCTGCCCAGAGAGGACCAGGGGGCAGGTGGGCTGCTAAGGTTATCAG TAATGGCAGAGCGGCATACCATTTGATAAAGGATCGTGATCGTACGGACATCGCAAAAGATCAGGAGGCAAACCGGTGGGGGCGCAACGGAGGAAATCCCAACCGCTATAGGCCACGCGGACTTCCTTCAAGATACTAG